GTGAGAGACTATagctataattaaaaataaaataagaggcaATAAGTTTAGAactctatttttctcttttgcaaGCTATCCAAATCACTCGGCAAACAAAGATCACAACAGAAACAGTAATATCAGCATCCatctcaaaaaattcaaatgcaATCACAGATGCTGGAAGGTGCAAATGCTATTGGAAGTGATAAGGTGCAGTTCCTCCTTAAGCTGCAAATACAAGGCGTACAAGGAATTATACAGAAACGCCACACTGAAACGTAAGAAAAATAAGGCTCCTAATTATCACCCTTGACTTTGTTATAGACGCCAAGAAAAGTTAGTTAGCAGAACcaaatgaatgaaaatagaGAAGCTTGATAATCGTAAgaacaaatataaaagattgTTTGAGTTCTACGTTCAAAGTTAATTTTTCTGTGGTTTGAAACCAAATCAAGCATACGTCTAAGGTAGTATaaatttcaacttgttttagACAACCACTGGATTTAAAATCTGAAAccataaataatacaaaatccAGCATATCGATATTTCAAATCATAACAAACAAGTGGAGTGTAAGTAGGAGTTGAAAAACTCACAGAAATATAGCAAATAGAACTCATCTCGACACAAATAGAAGAATCCACCCAGATCAATGCCAAATGTTCCAATGCACAACAGAAAATGATTCGCTCAAGGATCCCTAAACAAAGTTTGCttgaatttttgaagaaaacacATCTCTGTCCCCAACTCAAGATTGTGGAGGCTGGAAACGTAGCCTATGGAAAATGCATGTAGTATTTCTCCTTCTTAACAATCAAGTAACGTCAATAACTGTTCGAAAAGAATAACTTAAATCTCAAGTGCGAAGCCGAAAATAAGTGAATTAGAACACATcgtataaaagaagaagaagattttaagCTTAAAGTCGCACTaaccagtttttttatttttttcaaaaaatagcaATGCTTTTATTAATCAGTTGAACTTTACTCCTAATAAAGCttttaatatacaaaaattcaaacaacAGAACACCACCAAGaaatgaacaaaaattaaaaagcgtGGTAGAAAGATAAAAGAACCCTAACCAGGATCACACTGCTGATAAAATTCTTCTACATCTGCCaaaaaacagaaaggaaaaaaaaccaccacAGACAGCGTAACATAACTCACAATGCGAAATTAAAATCCGAAAAgagaattgagagagagagagagatagcaGTACCAGTAGTTAGGGCTTTGATCATTCCAGCTCTACGGCCCTTAAGATCCCTGAAAACCTCCTCTACAGTTCGGGGGTTGTACTGGGCGCCTCCGTCCATTTTTCCGTACAATTCAAACAAACAAATTGTGCTGCAGATAGACCAAGataaatactaaataatttaattattataagagagagagagagagagaataaaggAAATCTATCTTGTTTTGGAGgagtatttatatttatgaagaatccaaaaaagaagttcctttttcttttcttttctttttctcagtaCTTGGTAGCAGAAGCAGGAGAGTGGAAACAGGGacaggccaaaaaaaaaaacaaacaaacaaactagTCCCAATGACTAATAAACTTCTGGTCAAGTGATGGTGAAttccttatattttaaaaaaggatttaaaacaTGACTCTAACTGTATAGGTCCTATCTATgattaaagagaaagaaaaatctcAAGGGCCCACCCAATTTGTTGTTTGCTTCCTTCCTTCAGCTCCAGtagttgtttttaatatttctttggcAATCATCATCATCTGAGACTGGGAGGGTGTTCTTCCATCcttcaaatcagattttaagCTAGCTTTTGAGACATCTAATTGAGGTGAATCCTCCAGCCGAGTTCAATATAAAGTATAAACTAGATCCTGTCTGCCTTTCTCTGCAGCCCACGAGTCgatgaaatttataaatcaattaaaaaaaaaaaacaagtttgacGTGGATGATAGAGACTCTCGTTATCCACGTCGCATTCAGTCCTCGGCTGGAGGATCCATGATGTGATGTTTTTGGGCTCACAGACACAGCCTCGGGCACACAGATTTCTTGAATCCAAATCCAGAATTAAATGGTGATGCTGAAGTGAGCTGGGGTGGTTTTCTAATCCCTGTGCTTTGatggactctctctctctctctctctctctctctctctctcctgtgAATTAAGGTGGGAATCAAAGAGCGAGAAGAGTACGAGATCACAATCAAGAGCCATCTTGCTTTACGGTGATTGAAGATCACGTACCTGTCATACACGTGTCATGATTGTTTGCTTTCTGGAAACCATGCAGTTTTGTTTTCCGttttaggccccgtttgtttgcaggaaagtagttttttttttaaaagtgaatttcGGGAGAGTAAAttccaggaaagtattttccaatatttgatagtgtaatgaaaaataagttggaaaacactttccagtgtttggttatgttatggaaaataagctggaaaataacttattaatgttttattttttcaagtttattaaaataataaggaacaaatcttacaaattaaaaagttgaatgagaatgaaattgaaaaaaaatataatttcataaattatctcaaataaaataaataataatcaaaataatagagatcaaatctaaaaaattaaaaaaaaatgaaaggtgaagaaattaaaataataataattaacatttcataaattatttcaaataaaataagtaaaaatcaaaagaatgaggaccaaatttgatagataaaaaatttcaataaaaaaatgataagaaaaaagcaaatagcaattataaaaataaggaccaaaattaatataaaaattaaattttaagagatgaaattgaaaaataaatattcaaaacaaattatatataacaatcaaaagtttgaggatcaaatttgatataattagcaaataatgacatttctaaatttttcacaacttccggaaagtgttttccgcccaaatttttcaggaaaacactttcctgaaaaccaagccaaatttttctttgactggaaagtgttttccgttgaccaacttttccaataacaaacaaacacaagaaagtttggaaagtggtttcccggaaaccactttccggaaaacaaacacaaccaaaagggaaaacactttcctagaaatcaaaccaaatttttctttgactggaaagtgtttttcgttaaCCGAAAAGtctttccgttgaccagaaagtgttttccgttgatcgaaaagtgtttccgttgaccagaaagtattttccgttgaccggaaagtgttttccgttgaccaactttcctaatagcaaacaaacacaggaaagtttggaaagtggtttcccggaaaataaattccgagaaacaaacatggccttgaaatgttttaaaattacttttttatttttttatatgcactatatcaaaacttaatttttaaaaataaaaaatattatttttaataaaaaacattttttgaaaaaattacgcTGGCTGTCCTGCGGCACCTACTGCTAACTCTATTATTGTTGCCGCGATATTAAGTGCCCCCTTGGACTTCCAAATTAtagtttgtgttttttgttttttatttaaaaaatatgtttaaaacttttttatttttttaattagtttttttggatagttttaatatgttatgtcagaaataaatttaaaaaataaaaaatatattattttaattaactggAAAATGGAACCGGGCATTGCAATGCCATAAAAGTTCTTAATTAACCATAATTAAAGTTCATAAAAGATTGATAAACTACTATTAATAAACTACTATTAATAAACCAGTCTCCTTGGCTCTTTATAGATCGACCTTTAGCGGAGAACCTTAAACTAGTGATCAAGTGCGCAGGTTAAGATAGGTGCCTCCAAAGTccaaacaatataaataattagCATTGAGGAAACTTCAAAACACCTAGATTTGGGGAAACATGCAACCAGTCCAGCATCTGACCTccgataatttatttcaattttctgaGACTTCTTATTTCATACAATCACAGCAGGTCGGCGGAGTTTACTAGCTAAGGGAGATGTGTATCAAGAAGGTGTACACTATACCAGTGGGCATTCATATTTTCTGAACATCTGCCGAGGCTCGTGAGACCAACAAAAATTCTCTGAGAAAACCAGAATGCTTTGGACTGATTTCACTATTCAGTGAGCAAACCCACAACGTGCTTTTACTTTCTGCAACTTCACGGAAAAAACAGTGTACAGGTACCAATACTTTTGAGTTCGAGGTGCTGCCCTGAGCCAATTTATAACATCTCAAAATTCTCAATGGAGTCACCTCCCCTCAGTATCTGGAAgcagaaatataaaaatcttcaaCAAGAAGTGAGTAGAGAGTATTGAGCTTGGGCCAACACAGCAGTGATAAGAATCTTCACCACAACTCAGATTCTAGAGCTGGCTATTCCACATCTATCATAAGACAGGTATGATATGATAATAACATGGAAATGTATAATACGAGGTAACACAACATAAAACAGGCTGTAAAGGATAAGCATCAGGTGGTTTTTCTCAGGTAAACAGTGTCTTCATATGCAATGAAAGTGCCTGTGGCGGAAAAAAAGACTTATCAATTGAACACAAGCTTATCGGACCATCAAAGTATAGAGCTTGAAAACTGACAGATCATCTTTGGTTTACAAGAAATTAGCTGTAATGGTCATCAAGcgcaacaaaaaaggaaaggcTAGAGAGATTTTGCAGGCTCTCTCATAAAGGCTAAAAATCCAAACCATGGGTCGTGCAAAAGTAAACATCAAATGGTGTAGAAGAAGAGGATTAGAAAAACCCACATCCAGGGGCAAAGTCCATCCCATCAAATATAATCAGATCCCAGTTTTTTCTTTAGCTATTACATGAAAGGGGATTTTTTCCAGACATAATTTTATAAGAtttcaagaagaaaaggaatcaCCTTTGTCATCACGGGATGAATCATGTTCCTTTATCTCTGGAACATGCTTTTCAAGAAACTGCTGGGTAGTTCTCCAGTAGTGATCACCACCAGCAAGCCAAGTGTCCATATGCATGCCATTAGGAAAATCCACAAAGACGCATTCTCTATTATGAGCAGCTGCTTTACCATAGAGCATTTGCATATGGAATGGAGGAACCATTTCATCTTGCAATccagaaaggaaaagaattgGCTGCTTAATCTGCATTAAGAAGGTCAATCCAACAGTGACACATTGAAAGAGGAaattgcaaaaaacaaaaagtagaAAAGAGTCACCGAACTGTAATTGCCATTTCCAGAAACGCAATTCTGAAAATAGCTAGTTCAACTTCAACAACCTGTGTTATATAAGCAAATCATACAGGATCGGCACATGCACTTTAATTCTTCCACAAACCAAAGAGAAGCAGGGGACACATCCAgcctataactccaaatatatatTCTCGAATAATAGAAGATATAGATGATGTCCTATGGGTGGCAACAAATGATTGACATGGTCTTCCACTCGTTTTCATATGCACAAGTGCTTTGCATTCACAAATAGTCAATAATGAAAAGCTTGAGATTCCACTGACATTTAACCTCACCTGGCCAACAACGTCAATGGTACTCCATGGAGAACGtacaagaaaattaagaagTTTAGGCCCTTTTGAACTCGTGCCTCCAATAAACCACTTTAGGAAGGGCAGTATAACTCCAGCCATGTCCAGAATGGATGTAAAAGTGTTTTCCAGGATCAATGCAGCAACCTGAAAGGATAGACCAGATAAAAGATGACGACaaacacacaagaaaataaaaggggtgaaaaacaaattaatactcACAAATATAGTCTGAGGACCTCCAAAATGGAAAGTGAATAAATTCCAATAACTCCAATAAACAGTAACAAAGATAAATAGTAACTAGTAAGTGTGCAAATTGGATTGCAGTGAGCTTGGACAAATCAccttctttattttgtttctttcatgtCGATAAAACGAATAGttgggagaaaaagaaaaagaaggtatAGCATATCAAGATTATCATAtattaaactgaaaagaaatgCAAGATGAAAGCAAAATACAAGGAGAAGAATAAAGAACTGTCCTAGCCATCACAATAGCATCTGCAACAAGATGAATACCAAGAGACTGTATCATCAAAATTTATGAGAACCTAAAAGGACAATGCGAGTGATATTAAACTACATAAATACATGAAACCGCATGACATGATTAGTAAAAGCTTGTTCAATTATTCcggaaaaaacataaacaagattTTAAACTACATAAATAAACAGCATATGGTACTAATAGATTTATCAGGAGCAATACCTTATCAGGATTGTTTTTTGTGAGCAGAGCCCCAACTGCACCCCCAAGTGACCGCCCAAACACGACTATTCTAGATGTGTCAATGTCAGTCCTTTGTGAAAGATGATCCAAAGCAGCCTACCCAAAGAGAG
The Populus nigra chromosome 3, ddPopNigr1.1, whole genome shotgun sequence genome window above contains:
- the LOC133688348 gene encoding alpha/beta hydrolase domain-containing protein WAV2-like isoform X4, with the protein product MVSYVGVLLYGVGGIVVAGMALLVAFQEKLVYVPVLPGLTKSYPVTPARLRLLYEDVWLRSSDGVRLHAWFIKVLPESRGPTVLFFQENAGNIAHRLEMVRIMIQRLQCNVFMLSYRGYGASDGYPSQHGITKDAQAALDHLSQRTDIDTSRIVVFGRSLGGAVGALLTKNNPDKVAALILENTFTSILDMAGVILPFLKWFIGGTSSKGPKLLNFLVRSPWSTIDVVGQIKQPILFLSGLQDEMVPPFHMQMLYGKAAAHNRECVFVDFPNGMHMDTWLAGGDHYWRTTQQFLEKHVPEIKEHDSSRDDKDTEGR
- the LOC133688348 gene encoding alpha/beta hydrolase domain-containing protein WAV2-like isoform X2 is translated as MVSYVGVLLYGVGGIVVAGMALLVAFQEKLVYVPVLPGLTKSYPVTPARLRLLYEDVWLRSSDGVRLHAWFIKVLPESRGPTVLFFQENAGNIAHRLEMVRIMIQRLQCNVFMLSYRGYGASDGYPSQHGITKDAQAALDHLSQRTDIDTSRIVVFGRSLGGAVGALLTKNNPDKVAALILENTFTSILDMAGVILPFLKWFIGGTSSKGPKLLNFLVRSPWSTIDVVGQIKQPILFLSGLQDEMVPPFHMQMLYGKAAAHNRECVFVDFPNGMHMDTWLAGGDHYWRTTQQFLEKHVPEIKEHDSSRDDKDFYISASRY
- the LOC133688348 gene encoding alpha/beta hydrolase domain-containing protein WAV2-like isoform X5 encodes the protein MVSYVGVLLYGVGGIVVAGMALLVAFQEKLVYVPVLPGLTKSYPVTPARLRLLYEDVWLRSSDGVRLHAWFIKVLPESRGPTVLFFQENAGNIAHRLEMVRIMIQRLQCNVFMLSYRGYGASDGYPSQHGITKDAQAALDHLSQRTDIDTSRIVVFGRSLGGAVGALLTKNNPDKVAALILENTFTSILDMAGVILPFLKWFIGGTSSKGPKLLNFLVRSPWSTIDVVGQIKQPILFLSGLQDEMVPPFHMQMLYGKAAAHNRECVFVDFPNGMHMDTWLAGGDHYWRTTQQFLEKHVPEIKEHDSSRDDKDVE
- the LOC133688348 gene encoding alpha/beta hydrolase domain-containing protein WAV2-like isoform X1, which encodes MVSYVGVLLYGVGGIVVAGMALLVAFQEKLVYVPVLPGLTKSYPVTPARLRLLYEDVWLRSSDGVRLHAWFIKVLPESRGPTVLFFQENAGNIAHRLEMVRIMIQRLQCNVFMLSYRGYGASDGYPSQHGITKDAQAALDHLSQRTDIDTSRIVVFGRSLGGAVGALLTKNNPDKVAALILENTFTSILDMAGVILPFLKWFIGGTSSKGPKLLNFLVRSPWSTIDVVGQIKQPILFLSGLQDEMVPPFHMQMLYGKAAAHNRECVFVDFPNGMHMDTWLAGGDHYWRTTQQFLEKHVPEIKEHDSSRDDKGTFIAYEDTVYLRKTT
- the LOC133688348 gene encoding alpha/beta hydrolase domain-containing protein WAV2-like isoform X3, with translation MVSYVGVLLYGVGGIVVAGMALLVAFQEKLVYVPVLPGLTKSYPVTPARLRLLYEDVWLRSSDGVRLHAWFIKVLPESRGPTVLFFQENAGNIAHRLEMVRIMIQRLQCNVFMLSYRGYGASDGYPSQHGITKDAQAALDHLSQRTDIDTSRIVVFGRSLGGAVGALLTKNNPDKVAALILENTFTSILDMAGVILPFLKWFIGGTSSKGPKLLNFLVRSPWSTIDVVGQIKQPILFLSGLQDEMVPPFHMQMLYGKAAAHNRECVFVDFPNGMHMDTWLAGGDHYWRTTQQFLEKHVPEIKEHDSSRDDKGDSFSS